Proteins from one Panicum virgatum strain AP13 chromosome 7K, P.virgatum_v5, whole genome shotgun sequence genomic window:
- the LOC120642778 gene encoding VQ motif-containing protein 25-like, whose product MKHAAKLPSRGSASSSPATSAHRLSHSIAKEPPRKIKIIHVLAPEVIKTEARHFRELVQRLTGKPSLNGSGAAASTEDASSSPPPQDSCDSSARDEGPGAAAASGIELKVKEEPETSSGDEGGGFLRALELDGGNNMFFQGLEDFLFSSCDMESGFNYF is encoded by the coding sequence ATGAAGCACGCCGCGAAGCTCCCGTCCCGTGGCTCAGCGTCGTCGTCGCCCGCGACGTCCGCGCACAGGCTCTCCCACTCCATCGCGAAGGAGCCGCCGCGGAAGATCAAGATCATCCACGTCCTGGCGCCGGAGGTCATCAAGACGGAGGCCCGGCACTTCCGCGAGCTCGTCCAGCGGCTCACCGGGAAGCCCTCCCTGAAcggctccggcgcggcggcgtccacCGAGGACGCGTCCTCGTCCCCGCCGCCTCAGGACTCGTGCGACTCGTCGGCACGCGACGAggggcccggcgccgccgccgcgtcggggaTCGAGTTGAAGGTGAAGGAGGAGCCCGAGACGTCGTCGGGTGACGAGGGGGGAGGGTTCCTGCGCGCGCTCGAGTTGGACGGCGGCAACAACATGTTCTTCCAGGGGCTGGAGGATTTCCTCTTCAGCTCCTGTGACATGGAGTCCGGTTTCAATTATTTCTGA